One part of the Arabidopsis thaliana chromosome 4, partial sequence genome encodes these proteins:
- a CDS encoding Nucleic acid-binding, OB-fold-like protein (Nucleic acid-binding, OB-fold-like protein; CONTAINS InterPro DOMAIN/s: Replication factor A protein 3 (InterPro:IPR013970), Nucleic acid-binding, OB-fold-like (InterPro:IPR016027); BEST Arabidopsis thaliana protein match is: Nucleic acid-binding, OB-fold-like protein (TAIR:AT3G52630.2); Has 94 Blast hits to 94 proteins in 37 species: Archae - 0; Bacteria - 0; Metazoa - 27; Fungi - 2; Plants - 56; Viruses - 0; Other Eukaryotes - 9 (source: NCBI BLink).), whose protein sequence is MDTSSPAAFVNGALLRRYIGQKVRAVIQVIRSDVGSVIGKSTDDQQIVVKGSPQPPLTTYLEVIGIAETDNTIRAEVWTNFGDSFDVQNYNELCKLANGEFRHLFI, encoded by the exons ATGGATACATCAAGTCCTGCTGCTTTTGTGAATGGAGCTTTGTTGAGAAGGTACATTGGTCAGAAAGTGAGAGCAGTGATTCAAGTTATCAGATCAGATGTTGGATCAGTGATTGGTAAATCGACTGATGATCAACAGATTGTTGTTAAAGGTTCTCCTCAACCGCCTTTAACTACTTACCTTGAGGTAATTGGAATTGCTGAGACTGACAACACTATTCGTGCTGAAGTTTGGACCAACTTTGGTGATAGTTTCG ATGTGCAAAACTACAATGAGCTATGTAAGCTTGCAAATGGTGAGTTTAGACACTTGTTCATCTAA
- a CDS encoding Pollen Ole e 1 allergen and extensin family protein (Pollen Ole e 1 allergen and extensin family protein; FUNCTIONS IN: molecular_function unknown; INVOLVED IN: biological_process unknown; LOCATED IN: extracellular space, endomembrane system; CONTAINS InterPro DOMAIN/s: Pollen Ole e 1 allergen/extensin (InterPro:IPR006041), Allergen Ole e 1, conserved site (InterPro:IPR006040); BEST Arabidopsis thaliana protein match is: Pollen Ole e 1 allergen and extensin family protein (TAIR:AT5G45880.1); Has 30201 Blast hits to 17322 proteins in 780 species: Archae - 12; Bacteria - 1396; Metazoa - 17338; Fungi - 3422; Plants - 5037; Viruses - 0; Other Eukaryotes - 2996 (source: NCBI BLink).): MASKAIFFFFVSAVCLSSLAGVAIADADDFDRFQIQGSVYCDTCRVQFVTRLSKFLEGAKVKLECRSRTNGTVTLTKEAVTDKTGSYRMEVTGDHEEEVCELVLVESPDSGCSDVSKEAYLRNAAKISLTANDGIVSHETRIVNPLGFMVQTPSAECPAAFKELGIVPDVTF; this comes from the exons atggCGTCCAaagccatcttcttcttctttgtctctgCCGTGTGCCTGTCCTCTCTCGCCGGTGTGGCCATCGCTGATGCCGATGACTTTGACCGTTTCCAAATTCAGGGATCGGTTTATTGTGACACATGCCGTGTCCAATTCGTTACCCGTCTCAGCAAGTTCCTTGAAG GCGCGAAAGTGAAGCTAGAATGCAGGAGCAGAACAAACGGAACCGTAACATTGACAAAAGAAGCCGTAACGGACAAAACAGGGAGCTACAGAATGGAAGTGACCGGTGACCATGAGGAGGAAGTTTGCGAGCTTGTGCTCGTCGAATCACCAGACAGTGGTTGCAGTGACGTTAGCAAAGAGGCTTACCTACGTAACGCCGCTAAGATCAGCCTGACCGCGAATGACGGAATCGTCTCTCACGAGACACGTATCGTTAACCCTCTCGGTTTCATGGTTCAAACTCCGTCAGCTGAATGTCCCGCTGCTTTCAAGGAGCTCGGGATCGTTCCTGATGTCACCTTCTAA
- a CDS encoding Pollen Ole e 1 allergen and extensin family protein yields MILYKTELCGSCELVVLFSNISNKENDYKREEVSKRRPESFNILKQMASKAIFFFFVSAVCLSSLAGVAIADADDFDRFQIQGSVYCDTCRVQFVTRLSKFLEGAKVKLECRSRTNGTVTLTKEAVTDKTGSYRMEVTGDHEEEVCELVLVESPDSGCSDVSKEAYLRNAAKISLTANDGIVSHETRIVNPLGFMVQTPSAECPAAFKELGIVPDVTF; encoded by the exons ATGATTTTGTATAAAACCGAACTTTGTGGCTCTTGTGAATTAGTTGTCCTCTTCTCTAACAtctcaaacaaagaaaacgattacaaaagagaagaggTATCAAAAAGAAGACCAGAatcttttaacattttgaaacaaatggCGTCCAaagccatcttcttcttctttgtctctgCCGTGTGCCTGTCCTCTCTCGCCGGTGTGGCCATCGCTGATGCCGATGACTTTGACCGTTTCCAAATTCAGGGATCGGTTTATTGTGACACATGCCGTGTCCAATTCGTTACCCGTCTCAGCAAGTTCCTTGAAG GCGCGAAAGTGAAGCTAGAATGCAGGAGCAGAACAAACGGAACCGTAACATTGACAAAAGAAGCCGTAACGGACAAAACAGGGAGCTACAGAATGGAAGTGACCGGTGACCATGAGGAGGAAGTTTGCGAGCTTGTGCTCGTCGAATCACCAGACAGTGGTTGCAGTGACGTTAGCAAAGAGGCTTACCTACGTAACGCCGCTAAGATCAGCCTGACCGCGAATGACGGAATCGTCTCTCACGAGACACGTATCGTTAACCCTCTCGGTTTCATGGTTCAAACTCCGTCAGCTGAATGTCCCGCTGCTTTCAAGGAGCTCGGGATCGTTCCTGATGTCACCTTCTAA
- a CDS encoding dual specificity protein phosphatase-like protein (dual specificity protein phosphatase-related; Has 30201 Blast hits to 17322 proteins in 780 species: Archae - 12; Bacteria - 1396; Metazoa - 17338; Fungi - 3422; Plants - 5037; Viruses - 0; Other Eukaryotes - 2996 (source: NCBI BLink).) — protein MTDLQMEVEVDTNSSLQESLPKPQVMYRCKKCRRIVAIEENIVPHEPGKGEECFAWKKRSGNSEQVQCSSIFVEPMKWMQTIHDGMVEEKLLCFGCNGRLGYFNWAGMQCSCGAWVNPAFQLNKSRIDECKSEPNPNLNMET, from the exons ATGACTGATTTGCAAATGGAGGTAGAGGTAGATACCAATTCTTCTTTGCAGGAGTCTCTCCCGAAGCCGCAAGTCATGTACAGATGTAAGAAATGTAGAAGGATAGTTGCTATTGAGGAAAACATAGTCCCGCATGAACCAGGAAAGGGTGAAGAATGCTTTGCTTGGAAAAAGAGAAGTGGAAACTCTGAACAAGTGCAATGCTCTTCCATCTTTGTCGAGCCTATGAAATGGATGCAGACAA TACATGATGGAATGGTGGAAGAGAAGCTTCTATGTTTTGGATGTAACGGGAGATTAGGTTATTTCAACTGGGCTGGGATGCAATGTAGCTGTGGTGCATGGGTTAATCCGGCTTTTCAGCTTAATAAAAGCCGAATAGACGAGTGTAAATCCGAGCCAAACCCGAACCTGAATATGGAAACTTGa
- a CDS encoding Tetratricopeptide repeat (TPR)-like superfamily protein, which yields MVAGKVRVTMGFHKSPSTKKTKDMPSPLPLPPPPPPPLKPPSSGSATTKPPINPSKPGFTRSFGVYFPRASAQVHATAAAASHNGVVSELRRQVEELREREALLKTENLEVKLLRESVSVIPLLESQIADKNGEIDELRKETARLAEDNERLRREFDRSEEMRRECETREKEMEAEIVELRKLVSSESDDHALSVSQRFQGLMDVSAKSNLIRSLKRVGSLRNLPEPITNQENTNKSISSSGDADGDIYRKDEIESYSRSSNSEELTESSSLSTVRSRVPRVPKPPPKRSISLGDSTENRADPPPQKSIPPPPPPPPPPLLQQPPPPPSVSKAPPPPPPPPPPKSLSIASAKVRRVPEVVEFYHSLMRRDSTNSRRDSTGGGNAAAEAILANSNARDMIGEIENRSVYLLAIKTDVETQGDFIRFLIKEVGNAAFSDIEDVVPFVKWLDDELSYLVDERAVLKHFEWPEQKADALREAAFCYFDLKKLISEASRFREDPRQSSSSALKKMQALFEKLEHGVYSLSRMRESAATKFKSFQIPVDWMLETGITSQVSKLMILEIYNFTIIIYLEIYIIDPSSVFLARFKYWFCLMFL from the exons ATGGTGGCTGGTAAGGTTCGTGTAACAATGGGTTTTCACAAATCACCTTCTactaaaaaaaccaaagacatGCCTTCTCCTTtacctcttcctcctcctcctcctcctccacttAAACCACCTTCTTCCGGTTCCGCTACTACTAAACCACCGATTAATCCTAGTAAACCGGGTTTCACTCGCTCTTTCGGTGTTTATTTCCCACGCGCTTCCGCTCAAGTTCACGCcactgctgctgctgcttctcATAACGGCGTCGTTTCTGAGCTTCGTCGTCAAGTCGAGGAGCTTCGTGAGAGAGAAGCTCTgttgaaaacagagaatctcGAGGTCAAGCTTCTTAGAGAATCTGTTTCTGTTATTCCGTTGCTTGAATCGCAGATCGCTGATAAGAACGGCGAAATCGATGAGCTTAGGAAAGAGACGGCGAGATTAGCGGAGGACAACGAGAGATTACGGCGAGAATTTGACCGGAGCGAGGAAATGAGGAGAGAGTGTGAGACGAGGGAGAAGGAAATGGAGGCGGAGATTGTTGAGCTTCGGAAACTTGTTTCGTCGGAGAGTGACGACCACGCGCTCTCTGTTTCTCAGAGGTTTCAGGGTTTAATGGATGTGTCGGCGAAATCTAACCTAATCAGAAGTTTAAAACGGGTCGGGTCGTTGAGGAATTTACCCGAACCGATTACGAATCAAGAGAATACCAACAAGAGCATTTCATCATCCGGAGACGCCGACGGCGACATTTATCGGAAAGACGAGATCGAGAGTTATTCACGGAGTAGTAACTCGGAGGAACTCACTGAGTCATCGTCTCTCTCAACCGTCAGATCTAGAGTTCCGAGAGTCCCTAAACCACCGCCGAAACGGTCTATTTCGTTAGGTGATTCCACGGAGAACAGAGCAGACCCGCCACCGCAGAAATCGATtccgcctcctcctcctccacctccgcCACCGCTTCTtcaacaaccaccaccacctccgtCTGTTTCCAAAgctcctcctccgcctcctccaccaccgccgcCGAAGAGTTTAAGCATTGCGTCGGCGAAAGTGAGAAGAGTACCGGAAGTGGTTGAGTTTTATCACTCGTTGATGCGAAGAGACTCCACAAACTCGAGAAGAGATTCCACCGGCGGTGGAAACGCCGCCGCGGAAGCAATACTTGCTAACTCCAACGCCAGAGACATGATCGGAGAAATCGAAAACCGATCGGTTTATCTCCTCGCG ATAAAAACCGACGTAGAAACGCAAGGAGATTTCATAAGGTTCTTGATCAAAGAAGTCGGAAACGCTGCGTTTTCAGACATTGAAGACGTTGTTCCTTTCGTCAAATGGCTCGACGACGAACTCTCTTACCTG GTTGATGAGAGAGCAGTGTTGAAACATTTCGAGTGGCCGGAGCAAAAAGCTGATGCTTTACGTGAAGCAGCGTTTTGTTATTTCGATCTAAAGAAACTCATATCAGAAGCTTCTCGTTTCCGGGAAGATCCTCGTCAATCTTCTAGCTCTGCTCTTAAGAAAATGCAAGCTTTGtttgaaaa GTTAGAGCATGGTGTTTATAGTCTTTCGAGGATGAGAGAATCGGCGGCAACAAAATTCAAGAGTTTCCAGATTCCGGTTGATTGGATGCTCGAAACCGGTATTACTAGCCAGGTCAGCAAACTAATGATTCTCGagatttacaattttacaaTCATAATTTATCTCGAGATTTACATTATTGATCCTTCTTCTGTGTTTCTTGCAAGATTTAAATATTGGTTTTGCTTAATGTTTTTATGA
- a CDS encoding Tetratricopeptide repeat (TPR)-like superfamily protein (Tetratricopeptide repeat (TPR)-like superfamily protein; BEST Arabidopsis thaliana protein match is: Hydroxyproline-rich glycoprotein family protein (TAIR:AT3G25690.3); Has 41355 Blast hits to 22856 proteins in 1198 species: Archae - 106; Bacteria - 4898; Metazoa - 15706; Fungi - 4501; Plants - 9175; Viruses - 1532; Other Eukaryotes - 5437 (source: NCBI BLink).) → MVAGKVRVTMGFHKSPSTKKTKDMPSPLPLPPPPPPPLKPPSSGSATTKPPINPSKPGFTRSFGVYFPRASAQVHATAAAASHNGVVSELRRQVEELREREALLKTENLEVKLLRESVSVIPLLESQIADKNGEIDELRKETARLAEDNERLRREFDRSEEMRRECETREKEMEAEIVELRKLVSSESDDHALSVSQRFQGLMDVSAKSNLIRSLKRVGSLRNLPEPITNQENTNKSISSSGDADGDIYRKDEIESYSRSSNSEELTESSSLSTVRSRVPRVPKPPPKRSISLGDSTENRADPPPQKSIPPPPPPPPPPLLQQPPPPPSVSKAPPPPPPPPPPKSLSIASAKVRRVPEVVEFYHSLMRRDSTNSRRDSTGGGNAAAEAILANSNARDMIGEIENRSVYLLAIKTDVETQGDFIRFLIKEVGNAAFSDIEDVVPFVKWLDDELSYLVDERAVLKHFEWPEQKADALREAAFCYFDLKKLISEASRFREDPRQSSSSALKKMQALFEKLEHGVYSLSRMRESAATKFKSFQIPVDWMLETGITSQIKLASVKLAMKYMKRVSAELEAIEGGGPEEEELIVQGVRFAFRVHQFAGGFDAETMKAFEELRDKARSCHVQCQSQTHQHKLCFRSTPC, encoded by the exons ATGGTGGCTGGTAAGGTTCGTGTAACAATGGGTTTTCACAAATCACCTTCTactaaaaaaaccaaagacatGCCTTCTCCTTtacctcttcctcctcctcctcctcctccacttAAACCACCTTCTTCCGGTTCCGCTACTACTAAACCACCGATTAATCCTAGTAAACCGGGTTTCACTCGCTCTTTCGGTGTTTATTTCCCACGCGCTTCCGCTCAAGTTCACGCcactgctgctgctgcttctcATAACGGCGTCGTTTCTGAGCTTCGTCGTCAAGTCGAGGAGCTTCGTGAGAGAGAAGCTCTgttgaaaacagagaatctcGAGGTCAAGCTTCTTAGAGAATCTGTTTCTGTTATTCCGTTGCTTGAATCGCAGATCGCTGATAAGAACGGCGAAATCGATGAGCTTAGGAAAGAGACGGCGAGATTAGCGGAGGACAACGAGAGATTACGGCGAGAATTTGACCGGAGCGAGGAAATGAGGAGAGAGTGTGAGACGAGGGAGAAGGAAATGGAGGCGGAGATTGTTGAGCTTCGGAAACTTGTTTCGTCGGAGAGTGACGACCACGCGCTCTCTGTTTCTCAGAGGTTTCAGGGTTTAATGGATGTGTCGGCGAAATCTAACCTAATCAGAAGTTTAAAACGGGTCGGGTCGTTGAGGAATTTACCCGAACCGATTACGAATCAAGAGAATACCAACAAGAGCATTTCATCATCCGGAGACGCCGACGGCGACATTTATCGGAAAGACGAGATCGAGAGTTATTCACGGAGTAGTAACTCGGAGGAACTCACTGAGTCATCGTCTCTCTCAACCGTCAGATCTAGAGTTCCGAGAGTCCCTAAACCACCGCCGAAACGGTCTATTTCGTTAGGTGATTCCACGGAGAACAGAGCAGACCCGCCACCGCAGAAATCGATtccgcctcctcctcctccacctccgcCACCGCTTCTtcaacaaccaccaccacctccgtCTGTTTCCAAAgctcctcctccgcctcctccaccaccgccgcCGAAGAGTTTAAGCATTGCGTCGGCGAAAGTGAGAAGAGTACCGGAAGTGGTTGAGTTTTATCACTCGTTGATGCGAAGAGACTCCACAAACTCGAGAAGAGATTCCACCGGCGGTGGAAACGCCGCCGCGGAAGCAATACTTGCTAACTCCAACGCCAGAGACATGATCGGAGAAATCGAAAACCGATCGGTTTATCTCCTCGCG ATAAAAACCGACGTAGAAACGCAAGGAGATTTCATAAGGTTCTTGATCAAAGAAGTCGGAAACGCTGCGTTTTCAGACATTGAAGACGTTGTTCCTTTCGTCAAATGGCTCGACGACGAACTCTCTTACCTG GTTGATGAGAGAGCAGTGTTGAAACATTTCGAGTGGCCGGAGCAAAAAGCTGATGCTTTACGTGAAGCAGCGTTTTGTTATTTCGATCTAAAGAAACTCATATCAGAAGCTTCTCGTTTCCGGGAAGATCCTCGTCAATCTTCTAGCTCTGCTCTTAAGAAAATGCAAGCTTTGtttgaaaa GTTAGAGCATGGTGTTTATAGTCTTTCGAGGATGAGAGAATCGGCGGCAACAAAATTCAAGAGTTTCCAGATTCCGGTTGATTGGATGCTCGAAACCGGTATTACTAGCCAG ATTAAACTGGCATCCGTGAAACTAGCGATGAAGTATATGAAGAGAGTATCCGCAGAGCTAGAGGCTATTGAAGGTGGTGGCCCTGAAGAGGAAGAGCTAATTGTCCAAGGTGTTCGATTCGCATTCCGTGTTCATCAG tTTGCCGGAGGATTTGATGCAGAAACAATGAAGGCATTTGAAGAGCTAAGAGATAAAGCAAGATCATGTCATGTTCAGTGTCAAAGCCAAACACATCAACATAAACTTTGTTTTCGATCTACCCCTTGTTAA
- a CDS encoding uncharacterized protein (unknown protein; Has 30201 Blast hits to 17322 proteins in 780 species: Archae - 12; Bacteria - 1396; Metazoa - 17338; Fungi - 3422; Plants - 5037; Viruses - 0; Other Eukaryotes - 2996 (source: NCBI BLink).), producing the protein MATLAPVHAVSVLHSRKRGGCNGVPLPYLIRPRRKIPPVDTFDFYNDSDDESGEGDKGHSDDEYVVVDKAEAIMPNVKTEKPGAIQMMELSKDAVGDDESKAKDAGYSSDEWFVV; encoded by the exons ATGGCAACATTGGCACCAGTTCATGCTGTTTCTGTTCTGCATTCTCGGAAGAGGGGAGGCTGCAACG GAGTTCCTTTACCATATCTGATCCGACCTCGTAGGAAAATTCCCCCTGTTGATACGTTTGATTTCTACAACGATTCTGATGATGAGAGTGGTGAAGGTGATAAAG GTCATTCAGATGACGAATATGTAGTCGTAGACAAAGCTGAAGCTATTATGCCCAAtgttaaaacagagaaaccagGAGCTATTCAAATG ATGGAACTCTCAAAAGATGCAGTCGGTGATGATGAGTCTAAAGCCAAAGATGCTGGATACAGCAGTGATGAGTGGTTTGTTGTGTAA